In Sphingobacterium sp. PCS056, the following proteins share a genomic window:
- the lpxA gene encoding acyl-ACP--UDP-N-acetylglucosamine O-acyltransferase yields the protein MIQPLAYIHPEAKIAQNVVVEPFATIHKDVVIGEGTWIGSNVTIMDGARIGKNCKIYPGAVISGEPQDLKFDGEITTAEIGDNTTIRECVTINRGTKDRFRTVIGKNCLIQAYSHIAHDCIIGDYCIFSNSSTLAGHITVGDYVVLAGMVAVHQFCTIGSHAFVTGGTLVRKDVPPFIKAAREPISYAGINSVGLRRRGFTEEQIAEIQNIYRVLFVQNRNLTKAAAIIEAEFQATEIRDEILGFIRNSNRGVIKGFNQRAV from the coding sequence ATGATACAGCCGTTAGCTTATATACATCCAGAAGCAAAAATTGCTCAAAATGTTGTTGTAGAACCATTTGCTACGATCCATAAGGATGTAGTGATTGGAGAGGGAACGTGGATCGGTTCCAATGTGACAATTATGGATGGGGCACGTATTGGGAAAAATTGTAAAATTTATCCAGGAGCAGTAATTTCAGGTGAACCTCAAGATTTGAAGTTTGATGGAGAAATTACCACTGCTGAAATTGGAGATAATACGACAATTCGTGAATGCGTTACTATCAATAGAGGTACAAAGGATAGATTCCGTACCGTAATCGGTAAAAATTGCTTAATTCAGGCATATAGCCATATCGCACACGATTGTATAATAGGTGATTATTGTATATTTTCCAATAGCAGTACATTAGCTGGACATATTACTGTCGGCGATTATGTGGTCTTGGCAGGAATGGTAGCTGTGCATCAATTCTGTACCATTGGTTCGCATGCTTTTGTGACAGGTGGTACATTAGTAAGAAAAGACGTACCTCCATTTATCAAAGCTGCACGTGAACCTATTTCTTATGCTGGAATTAATTCAGTAGGTTTAAGAAGAAGAGGTTTTACAGAAGAACAAATAGCGGAAATACAAAATATTTATCGTGTATTATTTGTTCAAAATAGAAATTTAACAAAAGCAGCAGCGATCATTGAAGCAGAATTTCAGGCAACAGAAATTCGTGATGAAATCTTAGGTTTTATACGCAACTCTAATCGTGGTGTCATCAAGGGATTCAATCAAAGAGCTGTTTAA
- the lpxD gene encoding UDP-3-O-(3-hydroxymyristoyl)glucosamine N-acyltransferase, with product MQFTAQQIASLLNGSIEGNPDIEVSNLAKIEEASLGDLSFLSNPKYEQFLYETNASIVIVNEDQQLLATPKSTLTLIRVKNAYTAFSTLLNLYNEVRLDRKGREEPSYVHDTTEIGEDGYIGAFVYIGKACKIGKNVKIYPQVYIGDHVVIGDNSTLFPGVKIYQDCILGSNVTVHSGTVVGSDGFGFAPQEDGTYTKVPQIGNVIIEDDIEIGANTVIDRATMGSTILHKGVKLDNLIQIAHNVELGKNTVIAAQTGVSGSSKIGENVILGGQVGVVGHISIADRSQVQAQSGINRSIVEADKKWAGSPVLAYQSNMRSQVIYAKLPDLEKRVRELERLLKENLKS from the coding sequence ATGCAATTTACTGCTCAACAAATAGCATCCTTATTAAATGGATCAATAGAGGGGAATCCTGATATAGAAGTCTCAAATTTAGCGAAAATAGAAGAAGCTTCTCTAGGGGATCTTTCATTTCTATCAAATCCTAAATATGAGCAATTTTTATATGAAACTAATGCTTCTATTGTCATTGTTAATGAAGATCAACAATTATTAGCGACTCCAAAATCAACGTTAACATTGATTCGTGTTAAAAATGCTTACACGGCATTCTCAACACTATTGAATCTCTATAATGAGGTCCGTTTGGACCGAAAAGGTCGAGAAGAACCATCATATGTGCATGATACGACTGAAATAGGCGAAGACGGTTATATAGGAGCTTTCGTCTATATCGGCAAGGCTTGCAAAATCGGTAAGAATGTCAAGATTTATCCTCAAGTCTATATTGGAGATCATGTCGTGATTGGAGACAATAGCACATTATTTCCTGGAGTTAAGATTTATCAAGATTGTATTTTGGGGAGCAATGTAACGGTACATTCAGGAACAGTTGTTGGATCTGATGGTTTTGGCTTTGCTCCACAGGAAGATGGTACTTATACAAAAGTTCCGCAAATCGGAAATGTAATTATTGAAGATGATATCGAAATAGGTGCTAATACGGTTATTGACCGTGCGACTATGGGTTCGACCATATTACATAAAGGGGTGAAATTGGACAACTTGATTCAAATCGCCCACAACGTGGAGTTAGGGAAAAATACCGTTATAGCTGCTCAGACGGGTGTTTCTGGCAGTAGTAAAATCGGTGAAAATGTGATTTTAGGAGGTCAAGTTGGTGTGGTAGGACATATCAGTATTGCTGATCGAAGCCAAGTGCAGGCGCAGTCCGGAATCAATAGATCAATTGTGGAGGCGGATAAAAAGTGGGCAGGAAGTCCAGTTTTGGCCTATCAGTCAAATATGAGATCGCAAGTTATTTATGCGAAATTGCCTGATTTGGAAAAACGAGTGAGAGAATTAGAACGATTGTTAAAGGAAAATTTGAAATCATAA
- the tsaE gene encoding tRNA (adenosine(37)-N6)-threonylcarbamoyltransferase complex ATPase subunit type 1 TsaE has translation MVIEVNQLSELDHAAKLLLNSFPDDRVFLFYGNMGAGKTTFIKALCKVLEVEDNTSSPTFSIVNEYSSSQGPIFHFDFYRIKEEEEAYDFGYEDYFYSGNYCFVEWPNRIPNLLPDDAKTIEIEITSSTSRKIIIK, from the coding sequence ATGGTAATCGAAGTCAATCAACTATCGGAGTTAGATCATGCTGCAAAACTCCTTTTAAATTCTTTTCCTGATGACCGCGTTTTTCTTTTTTACGGAAATATGGGCGCAGGTAAAACAACCTTTATAAAGGCTCTTTGTAAGGTACTAGAGGTAGAAGACAATACTTCTAGCCCTACGTTTTCGATTGTCAATGAATATAGCTCATCCCAAGGTCCAATATTCCATTTCGATTTTTACAGAATAAAAGAAGAAGAAGAAGCCTACGACTTCGGTTATGAAGACTATTTTTACTCTGGAAATTATTGTTTCGTAGAGTGGCCTAATAGAATCCCCAACTTGCTGCCTGATGATGCTAAAACAATCGAAATTGAGATCACCTCATCGACCAGCAGAAAAATAATCATAAAATAG
- a CDS encoding bifunctional UDP-3-O-[3-hydroxymyristoyl] N-acetylglucosamine deacetylase/3-hydroxyacyl-ACP dehydratase → MNVKQRTIKQDVVISGVGLHTGKTVSMTIKPAPENHWYKFKRIDLDGQPEVLVDADNVTDTSRGTTISQHGASVSTIEHLMAALVGLQIDNVLIEIDGPEVPILDGSSAIFIKKFEEAGFEELDADRDYYEITNSIHHIEADRKVEIIAMPLDGYRLTCMIDFNSPVLGSQHAAINKIEDFSKEISSSRTFCFLHELEMLVDNGLIKGGDLSNAIVIVDKETSPEELKKLSHLFNRDDVTVAKEGILSNIQLRHQNEPARHKLLDMVGDLALVGRPLKGHVMAARPGHAANVAFAKKIKEQIRKDKNTKKIKVYDPNMTPVYDTVQIMKILPHRQPMLMVDKILELTENHVVGLKNVTMNEDLFMGHFPGAPIFPGVLQIEAMAQTGGILVLSTVPDPENWLTLFLKIENARFKVQVSPGDTIIFRCDLTEPIRRGIAKMKGVAMVGEKVVCEAELMAQIVKVK, encoded by the coding sequence ATGAATGTAAAACAAAGAACCATCAAGCAAGATGTGGTTATATCCGGAGTGGGTTTACATACAGGTAAAACTGTTTCGATGACGATAAAACCAGCTCCTGAAAATCATTGGTATAAGTTTAAAAGAATTGATTTAGATGGTCAGCCTGAAGTACTGGTTGATGCAGATAACGTGACAGATACATCAAGAGGTACAACCATTTCACAGCATGGTGCAAGTGTAAGTACCATTGAACATTTAATGGCAGCTTTAGTAGGTTTACAGATTGACAACGTATTAATCGAAATAGATGGACCTGAAGTACCTATTCTAGATGGCAGCTCAGCAATTTTTATTAAAAAATTTGAAGAAGCAGGTTTCGAAGAGTTGGACGCTGATCGTGATTATTATGAAATCACCAATAGTATTCATCATATAGAAGCCGATCGCAAAGTTGAAATCATCGCTATGCCCCTTGATGGTTATCGCTTAACATGTATGATTGATTTTAATTCTCCGGTCTTAGGAAGTCAGCATGCTGCGATTAATAAAATTGAAGACTTTTCTAAAGAAATATCCTCCTCAAGAACATTCTGTTTTTTACATGAATTAGAAATGTTGGTGGACAATGGCTTGATTAAAGGCGGCGATTTGAGTAATGCGATTGTGATCGTAGATAAAGAGACTTCTCCTGAAGAATTAAAGAAATTATCACATTTATTCAATCGTGATGATGTTACTGTCGCAAAAGAAGGTATCTTGAGCAATATTCAGTTGCGTCATCAAAATGAACCTGCACGTCACAAGTTATTGGATATGGTAGGTGACTTAGCGTTAGTAGGTAGACCATTGAAAGGACATGTCATGGCTGCAAGACCAGGACATGCTGCCAATGTGGCCTTTGCAAAGAAAATTAAAGAACAAATCCGCAAGGATAAAAATACAAAAAAGATAAAGGTATATGATCCCAATATGACACCGGTGTATGACACGGTTCAGATTATGAAGATTTTGCCTCATCGTCAACCCATGTTAATGGTTGATAAAATTTTAGAATTAACAGAAAATCATGTAGTGGGCTTGAAAAATGTGACAATGAATGAAGATTTATTCATGGGACATTTTCCTGGTGCGCCAATTTTTCCGGGTGTATTGCAGATTGAAGCTATGGCACAGACTGGAGGTATTTTAGTATTAAGTACAGTTCCGGATCCTGAAAATTGGTTGACATTATTCTTGAAAATAGAAAATGCACGCTTTAAAGTGCAAGTAAGTCCAGGTGATACGATTATTTTTAGATGTGATTTGACGGAACCTATCCGTAGAGGCATTGCAAAAATGAAGGGTGTTGCTATGGTAGGTGAAAAAGTTGTTTGCGAGGCTGAGTTAATGGCTCAGATCGTGAAAGTAAAATAA
- a CDS encoding HD domain-containing protein, which produces MIKKKIINDPVYGFVSIPPGLIFELIQHPYFQRLRYIKQVSMTHLVYPGALHTRFQHAIGAMHLMSLALETLKSKGIEISEQEQEAVLAAILLHDIGHGPFSHSLEHTIIDGVSHEMLSSLLMDRINKEFGGKLDLAITIFNNQYHRNFFHQLVSGQLDTDRMDYLNRDSFFTGVSEGVISFDRIIAMLAVVDDELVVEEKGIYSVEKFLIARRLMYWQVYLHKTVVGAEQLLIKILKRAKELSSKGISLFATPAFRWFLTQKIDKNNFLADELHLDWFTRLDDTDIMSAIKTWAQHEDDILRAMCQKLMSRELYRTIMSNEPFSDELMDLVYQRVKDHFKVSDDELQYYVFTQAIHNSAYDLHHDTIKILMKTGEIIDIAEASDLSNLEALAKKVQKFALCYPKELGYISIPSKK; this is translated from the coding sequence TTGATTAAGAAAAAGATAATAAATGACCCTGTATATGGATTTGTTTCCATACCTCCAGGATTAATTTTTGAACTCATACAGCATCCTTACTTTCAGCGTTTACGCTATATCAAGCAAGTCAGTATGACGCATTTGGTCTATCCGGGAGCTTTGCATACGCGGTTTCAGCATGCAATAGGCGCGATGCATCTCATGTCGCTAGCTTTGGAAACCCTGAAAAGCAAAGGTATCGAGATCAGTGAGCAAGAACAGGAAGCTGTGCTTGCAGCTATTCTGCTGCATGATATCGGTCACGGTCCTTTTTCTCACTCTTTGGAACATACCATTATTGATGGCGTTTCTCATGAGATGTTGTCATCGCTATTAATGGATCGTATTAATAAAGAATTTGGTGGAAAACTAGATTTGGCCATTACCATTTTTAATAATCAGTACCATCGCAATTTTTTCCATCAACTGGTTTCTGGTCAGTTGGATACCGATCGAATGGATTACTTGAATAGAGATAGTTTTTTTACAGGAGTATCGGAGGGAGTGATTTCATTTGACCGCATCATCGCCATGCTGGCCGTTGTGGATGACGAATTAGTTGTAGAGGAAAAGGGGATCTATTCCGTAGAAAAATTCTTGATTGCCAGACGATTAATGTATTGGCAGGTTTATTTGCATAAGACCGTCGTTGGTGCCGAACAGTTATTAATTAAAATACTTAAACGAGCAAAGGAACTTTCAAGTAAGGGGATCAGCCTATTTGCAACACCTGCTTTTAGGTGGTTCTTAACGCAGAAAATTGATAAAAATAATTTCTTAGCCGATGAGTTACATCTTGACTGGTTCACCCGTTTAGATGATACAGATATTATGTCTGCTATAAAAACGTGGGCGCAACATGAAGATGATATTCTGCGGGCAATGTGTCAAAAACTGATGAGTCGTGAGTTATATCGTACCATTATGAGCAACGAGCCGTTTTCGGATGAGCTGATGGATCTGGTTTATCAACGTGTAAAGGATCATTTTAAGGTAAGTGACGATGAGTTGCAATATTATGTCTTTACACAGGCCATTCACAATAGTGCATATGACCTTCATCATGATACCATTAAGATATTAATGAAGACCGGAGAGATAATTGATATTGCAGAAGCATCAGATTTATCAAATTTAGAGGCATTAGCAAAAAAAGTGCAAAAGTTTGCTCTGTGTTATCCAAAAGAGCTCGGATATATATCAATTCCATCTAAAAAATAA
- a CDS encoding PglZ domain-containing protein, producing MQKTHILWADDEIDFLKPHILLLEERGYKVKTVNNGNDAVDAFKEGVFDLVFLDENMPGLTGLETLVILKSINPTVPTVLVTKNEEEHVMEDAIGSKIDDYLIKPVNPKQILLTIKKLTENKRLVNEKTSMAYQQDFRNLGMVLNDDLNFKQWIEAYRKLIYWELSLEKLEDAGMHDILKMQKSEANVQFSKFIERNYLNWMKNPDQSPILSHQLFKKKVFPQLTEDKPTFFFLIDNLRYDQWKVINEVITDYFRLEEEDTYYSILPTATQYARNAIFSGLTPLEMEKRFPKMWQNDEDEGGKNLYEDKFLEDQITRVYRKPIKHSYTKVLTLDQGKDVVDSLSNLMQNNLNVLVYNFVDMLSHARTDMAMIRELANNEAAYRSLTLSWFEHSPLFEALKWLSQRNVKVIITTDHGTIKVKKPSKIVGDRNTNTNLRYKQGKNLNFIDKDVFFIKNPHDAQLPKLHMSSCFVFAKEESYFVYPNNYNQFVNYFNETFQHGGISLEEMIIPFATYTSK from the coding sequence ATGCAAAAAACACATATACTTTGGGCAGATGATGAAATTGACTTTTTAAAGCCTCATATTCTTTTACTAGAGGAAAGAGGTTATAAAGTCAAGACAGTAAATAATGGAAATGATGCGGTCGATGCGTTTAAGGAAGGTGTATTTGATCTAGTCTTCCTCGATGAAAACATGCCCGGCTTGACTGGTCTGGAAACATTGGTGATATTAAAATCGATCAATCCGACAGTACCAACGGTACTGGTCACTAAAAATGAAGAAGAACACGTCATGGAGGATGCCATTGGATCCAAAATCGACGATTACTTAATAAAACCTGTTAACCCCAAACAGATTCTCTTGACCATCAAAAAGCTGACAGAGAATAAAAGACTGGTGAATGAGAAAACATCTATGGCTTATCAACAAGATTTTAGAAACTTGGGTATGGTCTTGAATGATGATCTCAATTTTAAACAATGGATAGAGGCTTATAGAAAGCTGATATATTGGGAGCTTTCTTTAGAAAAATTAGAAGATGCTGGCATGCATGATATCTTGAAGATGCAAAAGTCAGAAGCTAATGTACAGTTTTCAAAGTTTATCGAGCGCAACTACTTGAACTGGATGAAAAATCCGGATCAGTCTCCAATTTTATCTCATCAGCTTTTCAAGAAAAAGGTATTTCCGCAACTCACAGAAGATAAACCCACATTTTTCTTTTTGATTGACAATTTGCGTTATGATCAATGGAAAGTGATCAATGAAGTGATTACCGATTATTTTAGATTGGAAGAAGAGGATACCTATTACAGTATTCTGCCTACAGCTACCCAATATGCCCGAAACGCTATTTTTAGTGGATTGACACCTTTAGAAATGGAGAAAAGATTTCCTAAAATGTGGCAAAATGATGAAGATGAAGGTGGTAAAAATTTATATGAGGATAAATTTTTGGAGGATCAGATCACACGTGTATACCGCAAACCGATTAAACATTCCTATACTAAGGTATTGACCTTAGATCAGGGAAAAGATGTCGTAGACAGCCTGAGCAACTTAATGCAAAACAATCTCAATGTTCTCGTGTACAACTTCGTTGATATGCTTTCGCACGCAAGAACAGATATGGCTATGATCCGTGAGTTGGCCAATAATGAAGCGGCATACCGTTCATTGACGTTGTCCTGGTTTGAGCATTCTCCTTTATTTGAGGCGCTCAAATGGTTATCTCAGCGCAACGTCAAGGTGATCATAACGACTGATCACGGAACTATAAAAGTAAAAAAACCGAGCAAAATAGTGGGCGATCGTAATACCAATACCAACTTGAGGTACAAACAGGGTAAAAACTTAAACTTTATTGATAAGGACGTTTTTTTTATCAAAAATCCACATGACGCACAACTTCCAAAGTTACATATGAGTTCTTGTTTCGTATTTGCCAAAGAGGAGTCTTATTTTGTATATCCAAACAATTACAACCAATTTGTCAATTATTTTAATGAAACTTTTCAGCATGGAGGAATTTCATTGGAAGAAATGATTATTCCTTTTGCTACTTATACGTCCAAATAA
- a CDS encoding RNA polymerase sigma factor yields MENVSIDSIWKKCLHGDRKAQYHLYQLFSKKMYVVCLRYANDSLEAEDILQIGFVKVFTKSHLFSDHGSLEGWIRKIMVNTAIEVQRKNKISYVEPLENEITHQRTHHTEGDHLHYKDLITLIHQLPIGYRTVFNLYAIEGYTHKEIAEMLRISEGNSKSQLSRARQWLQTRLLKIEALTL; encoded by the coding sequence TTGGAAAACGTAAGTATAGATTCAATATGGAAAAAATGTCTTCATGGAGACAGAAAAGCTCAATACCATCTGTATCAATTGTTTTCTAAAAAAATGTATGTGGTCTGCCTTCGCTATGCAAATGATAGCTTGGAAGCAGAGGATATACTTCAAATTGGTTTTGTAAAAGTCTTCACTAAATCGCACTTATTTTCAGATCATGGATCTTTAGAAGGATGGATTAGAAAAATTATGGTCAACACTGCAATTGAGGTACAAAGAAAAAATAAAATCAGCTATGTAGAACCTCTTGAAAATGAGATCACTCACCAAAGAACACATCATACAGAGGGTGATCATCTACATTACAAAGATCTCATAACACTGATACATCAATTGCCTATCGGATACCGTACCGTATTTAATCTATATGCTATCGAAGGTTATACTCATAAGGAAATCGCAGAGATGCTCCGTATTAGTGAAGGAAATTCAAAATCCCAATTATCACGAGCGAGACAATGGTTGCAAACAAGATTATTAAAAATTGAGGCATTAACGTTATGA